A genomic stretch from Vigna radiata var. radiata cultivar VC1973A unplaced genomic scaffold, Vradiata_ver6 scaffold_398, whole genome shotgun sequence includes:
- the LOC106780489 gene encoding protein MEI2-like 4 isoform X4 translates to MAASPGSILNTSSPRSTNAKSGLPISHTTLSGEITGDLHFGREAGTIEMLKDSTESLNYTKRSWSNVHRQPASSSYGLIGSKLVTNATSRESSLFSSSLSEVFNQKMRLLGNGVPSGQPITVGSLPREEPHKSLGEIEADTIGNLLPDEDDLFSGVTNELGCSTRARMNDDFEDFDLFSSSGGMELEGDDELLISGKGTSFIYEDPDYFGASKGKIPFGEQSSRTLFVRNINSNVEDSELKALFEQYGDIRTIYTACKHRGFVMISYYDLRAAQNAMKALQNRSLRFRKLDIHYSIPKGNAPEKDIGHGTLMISDLDSSVLNDELKQIFGFYGEIRDIYEYPQLNHVKFMEFYDVRAAEASLRALNGICFAGKHIKLEPGHPMIATCMMQQSQKGQDEPDLGHSLSDNISLRHKAGVSSGFIASAGSLENGYNQGFHSAAQLPAFIDNSLFNMNSNIHKTARGASTGKVSGIFEASNTIDAMKFASVSRFHPHSLPEYRDSLANGSPYNYSSTINMAANIGNGSTESSESRKIQGINSTGNLAEFNAGGNGNCSNHGLYHMWNGSNLHQQPPSNAMLWQKTPSFVNGAGSPCLPQIPSFPRTPPHVLRASHIDHQVGSAPVVTASPWERQHSYLGESPDGSGFRLGSVGSPGFHGSWQMHPPASHNIFSHVSGNGTELTSNNGQGSPKQLSHVLPGRLPMNLVSKFDSSNERMRNLYPRRNEPNTNNNADKKQYELDLGRILRGDDSRTTLMIKNIPNKYTSKMLLAAIDEQCRGTYDFLYLPIDFKNKCNVGYAFINMIDPGQIIPFHKAFNGKKWEKFNSEKVAVLAYARIQGKAALIAHFQNSSLMNEDKRCRPILFHTDGPNAGDPEPFPLGNNIRVRPGKSRANGSEENRSQGNPSSFASGEESGNGMESSSISSKNSD, encoded by the exons ATGGCGGCATCACCTGGCTCTATTTTGAATACTTCATCACCCCGTTCAACAAATGCAAAATCTGGCTTGCCAATCTCTCATACTACTCTATCTGGGGAAATTACAGGAGACCTACATTTTGGCAGAGAAGCAGGCACTATAGAGATGCTGAAGGATTCCACGGAGTCCCTTAATTATACTAAGAGGTCATGGTCTAATGTGCATAGGCAGCCAGCATCTAGCTCATATGGTCTAATTGGCAGCAAGCTTGTCACCAATGCTACCTCACGTGAAAGTAGTCTATTTTCAAGCTCTCTGTCTGAGGTGTTTAACCAAAAGA TGAGGTTATTGGGGAATGGAGTGCCATCTGGTCAACCCATTACTGTGGGTTCCCTTCCTAGGGAAGAACCACATAAATCTCTAGGAGAAATTGAGGCTGACACTATTGGAAATCTCCTTCCAGATGAAGATGACCTTTTTTCTGGAGTCACTAACGAGTTAGGATGCAGTACTCGGGCTAGAATGAATGAtgattttgaagattttgatttgTTCAGCAGCAGTGGAGGCATGGAATTGGAAGGAGATGATGAACTTCTAATTTCTGGAAAGGGAACCAGTTTCATTTATGAAGATCCTGATTACTTTGGAGCCTCTAAAGGAAAAATTCCTTTTGGTGAACAATCTTCTAGAACACTTTTTGTTAGAAACATCAATAGCAATGTTGAAGATTCTGAACTTAAGGCTCTCTTTGAG CAATATGGAGACATTCGAACCATATACACTGCCTGCAAGCATCGTGGGTTTGTTATGATTTCATATTATGATCTAAGGGCAGCACAAAATGCAATGAAGGCACTTCAAAATAGGTCATTGAGATTTAGGAAACTAGATATACATTACTCAATTCCAAAG GGCAATGCTCCAGAGAAAGATATTGGCCATGGTACACTTATGATATCTGATCTTGATTCATCTGTTTTGAATGATGAACTTAAACAAATATTTGGGTTTTATGGAGAAATTAGAGAT ATCTATGAATATCCTCAATTGAATCATGTCAAATTTATGGAATTTTATGATGTTCGAGCTGCAGAAGCTTCTCTTCGTGCATTGAATGGGATCTGCTTTGCTGGGAAGCACATTAAGCTTGAGCCTGGCCATCCCATGATTGCAACATG TATGATGCAGCAGTCTCAGAAGGGACAAGATGAACCTGATCTTGGTCATAGTCTCAGTGACAACATTTCCTTAAGACATAAGG CAGGAGTGTCATCTGGATTTATTGCATCTGCTGGCAGCTTGGAAAATGGATATAATCAAGGATTTCATTCTGCAGCACAGCTACCTGCTTTCATTGATAACTCACTATTTAATATGAATTCTAACATTCACAAGACCGCAAGAGGGGCATCTACTGGAAAAGTATCTGGTATTTTTGAGGCCAGTAACACTATTGATGCTATGAAATTTGCATCTGTTTCGAGGTTCCACCCTCATTCTTTACCTGAATATCGCGATAGTTTAGCTAATGGCAGTCCTTACAACTATTCAAGTACCATTAACATGGCTGCCAATATTGGAAATGGATCAACGGAATCATCTGAGAGCAGGAAAATTCAGGGAATAAACTCAACTGGGAACCTAGCAGAGTTTAATGCAGGAG GAAATGGAAACTGCTCCAATCATGGACTTTATCATATGTGGAATGGCTCCAACTTGCATCAACAACCTCCTTCAAATGCCATGCTTTGGCAGAAAACACCATCCTTTGTTAATGGTGCCGGTTCTCCATGTCTTCCACAGATACCCAGCTTTCCTAGAACACCTCCCCATGTGCTGAGAGCATCACATATAGATCATCAAGTGGGATCAGCACCCGTTGTTACAGCCTCACCCTGGGAAAGACAACATTCTTACTTGGGAGAGTCACCTGATGGTTCTGGTTTTAGATTGGGTTCTGTGGGAAGTCCCGGCTTTCATGGTAGCTGGCAGATGCATCCTCCTGCTTCACACAACATATTTTCTCATGTTAGTGGGAATGGTACAGAATTGACATCAAATAATGGGCAGGGCTCTCCTAAGCAGTTATCACATGTTTTACCTGGGAGACTTCCCATGAATTTGGTTTCTAAATTTGATTCTAGCAATGAACGCATGAGAAACCTCTATCCTCGAAGAAATGAACCAAACACTAACAACAATGCAGATAAGAAACAATATGAACTTGACCTAGGTCGCATATTGCGTGGGGATGACAGCCGAACAACGCTCATGATAAAGAATATTCCCAACAA GTATACTTCGAAGATGCTTCTTGCTGCCATTGATGAACAATGTCGAGGAACATATGATTTTTtgtatttgccaattgatttcAAG AACAAATGTAATGTTGGCTATGCATTCATCAATATGATTGATCCTGGTCAAATTATTCCATTCCACAAG GCCTTTAATGGGAAAAAATGGGAGAAGTTCAACAGTGAAAAGGTAGCAGTACTCGCATATGCCCGAATTCAAGGAAAAGCTGCTCTCATTGCTCATTTTCAGAATTCAAGCCTGATGAATGAAGATAAACGTTGCCGCCCTATTCTTTTCCATACAGATGGCCCAAATGCTGGCGATCCG GAGCCTTTCCCATTGGGTAACAATATTAGAGTGAGGCCTGGGAAATCTCGCGCAAATGGTAGTGAGGAGAATCGAAGCCAAGGGAATCCTTCATCTTTTGCAAGTGGTGAAGAGTCTGGGAATGGAATGGAATCATCTTCGATCTCTTCAAAAAACTCTGACTGA